The DNA window AATCATCATCAACAAAGTGGGCACTCAAGCAAATGTAGCCCTCACTAGTGCATGCAGTCCATACATCTGAAGTTAAACAAATTCTATTTTTTATGTTAGCCAAAGTTTTCCTAAGTTTCTCTTTCTCTCTCATGTAGATTCTCGAAATGTCGGAAACAAGAGTATTTCTGGAAATACAAAGCACATCGGGATTTATATATTTAACCCAATCTCTAATACCATCATACTCGATAAAAGTAAATGGCAAATCATGCTTAATAATGGCAGCAGCTAATAATTCACGTGAAATTTTTTGATCTATTTTTTTTGACCTCATGTTCCCATCATGATCAATAATCATTTGTCCAACATCATGAAATTTTACCATTTTGCAACTTTGAAGATGACGCCTTAATGTAGAAGTCCCGTATTGTTTTCCCCCACATTTATACTCTTTCTTGCATGCCTTACATTCGGCTCTTTGTATACCATCTTGACCAATCtcttttttcataaaataattccagACATCAGAATATTCTTTAGGCTTTTTTGATATAGCCTCCTCCTGACCATGCTTAGTGTTTCCGATTTCCTCATAATCATCTATGTTAACACTTTGGTTCATTGTAGAATCCATAATCTGCAAATACAATagtgaaaaatattaataactTCATTCATTTCAATCACAAGCCAATCAAAAATCCGATTTCTAAGAGAAGAAAAACATATTTGTTTGCTCTTAGTTACACACACTAACCAGTTTTAGCCCATAATTGATAGAAGGACAAGAGCAGTAAACAGAATACTCGCACATCATACTGGAAAATCAAAGATTAATAACCCAAGCTGACTAGCCACACAAATAGTACtcatcattgataaaaaaaattctttatgCGGTATAATGGGTTAGGCCCCTCGTGTTTGGACCATCATGAATTGATGGTTGTATTCTAGTGTGGGTAATAATTTTAGACATTTAAATAATGGTATTAAAATTGACCATTCAATGAAATATATCATATCCATAATTGAATGCAATCATTCAACGGAAAGTTCAATAGGAGGGCAAACATCAATTTAAAGCAAATGCTGACTGGAGAAAGGGTAAAACAAACAAAATCAAACCTCTATTAATTTCAAGAAAAAACAATTTATTTAGCAGAGCCTCACGGCAAAGAAATCAAAAAACGAAGGTAATATGCAAAAACACTGTGCGCACGCACAGGGCACTGGGAGAGAGAGTGAGACTATAAATGataagaaaaatacaaaatcaaaccCACAAATTCAGTCAAAATCGATGATGAAACTTACCACTTGTTGATAGAATGAGCAGAAACACTGCACGCACAGGGCACTGGGCAGATTTGCTCACTTGAGAGTTGAGAGAAGGAGTTACGAATTGATTTGAAAGAGAGCGATAATCTATGCTAGGGTTGTAAatataaaacttaaaattaaaaaaaatcctaCCCTAATTTGTTGGGCCAGCCCGCCCCGTTTAGGCCCGCCCCGCTTAGGCCCGCAACCCAAACGGGCTCAAACCAATTGGCCCGCCTCTAAATGGGCTGCTATTTTTTCAACCCAACCCATTCATTTTTTATGGCGGGGCGGGCCAGCCCGACGGGCCTGGCCCAATTTGACAAGTCTAATCTTCACCAAGGATGATGGGGTCATCAAAGGTGTTGCTAGGGCCAGAAACCAGTTTAGTTGAATGGCGAGTATGATATCGCCGACCCACCGTCTGGAGCCTACGAGTGATATTTCCTGTCGGAGCAGCTTTAGGAGTGGCCTTAGTCTTCAAGGATTGAGATTTCGGAGGCACTGTGACCTGCTCCTGTTTGAGTTTCAAACTCCCTTGAGTATCCATTTTTGGGAGCTTGACAAACACAGGACTGTCCTCACTCGGAGCCACATCTCGCTTGAGAGCATCTACAAGAAGTCACAAAAACAATGCTGGAATAACAGATATCGACAACAAAGCGCTATGTAAACATAAAGAAGGATACCAGACCATACCAGGGTGTCGAATTACTGATGGAATGAGGTCTAGGTAGCGTGACTTCCACCAAATAGCAAATGACTCGGCCATCTTTCGGTCAAGTGGCACCATCGGGCTGAGAAACCTCCCGGATAAAGTGGATAGGAGCTGTACGGTTGCCTTGGAAAGTCTCCTAGAGGCGATCTCTGAGACAATATGAGTCAAGTCCACCGGGAAAGATAGCGAGGTGTGAGGGACTGCCGGTGAGAGCCAGAATTGGTACGCATATAAAGAAGGATTGTAAAATTCGAACGACCAACTCGACTTGTCATTATATGGCGGGCGTGTGGAAGAACAATCAACTACCAATAATCTGGGATGGATATACCGAGTCAAGACTAGAGCAGCAATCTCATCGGGAGAACGACCATTAAAGTCCGGAAAAGCACCAACCCAAAAAGGCCGGGTAAGGCAAGAAACGCTCGGTCGTGCAGGAAGATTGAGTGTCTCTAGCTTCAGCCGCTGCAAATAATCCATCAGATCAGAGGTAGAAAGAACGAGGTGGCTCCCCATCAGTGAGGTAATGCGCAACATGGTAAGAGGGCCAGCAGGGAAATCCATCAAGCCAGGAAAGTACGAAAAGGCACATATCTGTAAAAACCATGATACTCCCCCCAGCTTGGAAATAGGATCGTGCCTAACACATTGATTCAAACTGCGGTATACGGACCCTAGAAGCATCACCGCCAAATTATACACTCTACCGGTGCTGAGGGAGCATGCAAGGGGCAGGTATTCAGATGATGGCTTGCCAGACGAAGGGCAGAAAATGTAATGGCAAACCAAGACCCATAGAAACGTGACGTGTTCAACCACAGAAGGAACACCTGTATGCGAAGACCATTCCTTGACCACTGCCCGATAGGAGGGATAGTAATAACGGGTATGAGTTAATGTCGGGGCAGCGGGATCATCAATGAAATAGGGGGAGTCAGGCCCAACCACAGGCAACCCGAGTAACAAAGAGATGTCATACAAAGTTATAGACATTGGGCCAAAGGGAAAGATGAAAACATTGCAGGAAGGGGACCAAAACCGGAGAAGGCAATCAAATAAAACGGATTGCTTGCTTATTTTCATCTTAGAAGTCATAACCAGTGGCCACAAGCCCTGTTGGCGCCACTGCTGCCCAAAATGAGGGGTCAAACGATCTATCCACTCGACCCAACCCTCAGGAACCCGTGGCCAAGATTTGAACTGGGAAGGCTCACTGTGGGGAAATAAACATCTGGAGAGCAACAAATCCCTCGAGTGTAGTGAAGGCAGGGGAAAGAACAACTCATGGACTGATGGGGGAAATTGATTCTCAGAATAGGATGGATGCCGCACTGGGCCAATAGTGGCAAGGGCCAGAGAAACAAAGGCTGGACTCCTACAGTTGAGCAACGGATAAGTTAGAAACATTGCAAGACACAAAGAAGACAGATAACCATGGAAGATGCAACTCATACCCCGCTTTAACTTCAGACTTGTGTAAGGCCCCAGACTCAGATGCGAATGGATTGATAGCTGATGCACCTACAAGAAATGAGTGGATATTTTAAACATCTTTACCCAACAACTAAATTACTAGCCAAGGACATACCAGACACCGTCGAGTGAATCAAGGGAGTAGCCGTTACTGAAGTGATAATCGAAGCCGAAATAATGGCAGGAACAGATGGGGTGACCTTTACCACAGATGGGGTCAGATTATTAAGAGCAGTAAGAGGTGGGGATAACGTTGCAGCTGGCAACCTGAAAACCAACAAGGGAGTGAGCAAAAGCAAAGTCACACTCTATTTAGTAAACAAATACCACACATACCCGGTGTGTGCGGCCCCTATTTGGGTGGCAACAGGGACAGAACTAGAGTCAATGGACTGATTGGGGTCAAAGACCACTGCATGCAAGCAAGCAATATTCAGAAAACCAATTGATACAGTGTATGCTACAGGGCCAAAAGATGGCCAAGCTACCGCACCTACAACACAAAGGCCAATGTATGGCCAGACGACACCGAAAGTTCGTAATTTCCCTTTTTTAAAAGTAGACAGATCAGACAAATAAACGTAGATGTTTATTGTGCTGCTTCTCAGAGAATCAGTACAAGAACTAGTACGGGGAGTCACACTCTCTTCTCGAACAATCAAGTTTAACCACACAAAGCAAGAAATAGAATTGCAAGTCAATCAAAAACGACAAACAATATTCAATGAATCGAGAAACACTAAGAAAAATTCGAGAAAGAGGAACATGAAGATACCCATGGCCGTGGAGAATGAAATCGGACGCCCTGATAAATCCATGGAAGCGGGTGCGACAATTGGCGAGGACGATGTGGGCACGAGTTGCGAAGGACAGGCAGAGACGTCCCGAGGAGGAGCTAAAATGGCCTCCGCAGCTGTCAGTCGATGGCCCGAGCCAAGAGGGGTGATCGCCCGTGCGGAGGAAAACGGACCAACGCTCGTCGGAACGCCCATTGACGACCCAGCGACGGCCAAGAAAGGATTAACGCCAGTGGCAGAACCGGCGAACGCAATAGGTGCCGGAGTAGAGACGTTGGCTTGAGAAGATGGCGAACCCGCGGCGCTGGATGAGGGGAGAAATGACGGAGACGATTCCCGAGCCATCGCAAAATCCCCGGTATCACGGCGTTAGGGGAAACGATCGTGAAGGGTAGGCGAGCGCACTCGGATAACCAgcgatcgattcaaggggagcTGGGTATGGTGTGCGAAGGCAGCGAGGAGAAGATGAACGGGGAGTAGGCGCGAGTCAAGCAGgaaggaatttcaaaatgagcgTGAAAGTTAGGGTCCAGGGAAATGAATTGAAGTGCTCGGCCCATTAATGAAGCCCAATTCATAAGACATTTGTGGGCTATTACCTATGGAGAAATTGAAAATTGGGCTCGCGCATCGCATACAAGCATTTTGGCCCACGGGCCAATGCTTGCGGGGGGCAattgtttgggctaaaaataatttaattacaagCCCAAGTCAATTCTGAAGCCCAATTAAATAAGCCCATAACAGAATAATTCTTAAATCGATTCAAGAAGGAGCACTGAGCGCGGAAGAGGATAAAAACGTGGGAGGATAGTTAGAAATCGTGACATTAGGGGAGCAGATAGTGGAGATCATGGGGGAGTGGAGAAAGAGGACACAGCGGCCAGGAAGAAAAAGGAGATCGGCAATACAGAAAAGGAGACAACACAACTCAACTACGCACAAAATTCTGCAAAATACTCTCTGCAAAATTGCAATCTTCAAGCAATAGTTTTTCAAGCTTTTCAGTATATTTCTAGCGTCTTCTCATTTTAGATTTCTGCACAAGTTATTATATTTTCAAGTTTTGATGAATTCCTACAGTTTTGTAAATTCAAAATCATGTCAGGGGTTTATTTGCATCGATTCACaatagttttctttattttggcattgcatttgttttaggagattagaaccgacggtcaaatttagaattcactttcgtttgtttttagaagttagatttttatcattttcacacaaatcggtgcacttcgcacctggcacgcccgcaacaccaaatattgtgcaaacacttatatatatatatatatatatatatatatatatatatatatatatatatatatatatatatatatatatatatatatatatagagggaTGATACCCTGCAACCCTTGGGTGCAGGGTATCCGTGGGCGACAGCTGAGCTGTCGCCCACGtgtgcattttttttttaaaaaaattgaaaccggaattagcgacggttttgttagAAACCGTCGTCAAATGacaatattaaaaaattgtaaccggacatagcgacggtttttcacaaaccgtcgctaaatgtctaattttttaaaaaaaataaccggatatagcgacggtgttttacaaaccgtcgctaaatgtctaattttttaaaaaataaccggacatagcgacggtttattaaaaaccgtcgctaaatgtctattgtttaaaaaaaataaccggACAGAGCGATGATTTAGTACAAACAGTCGCTAAATGTCTACTGTGTAAAAAAAATAACCggacatagcgacggttttttacaaaccgtcgctaaatggcTAATTTGATTTGAAATCTCTACAATTTAGTGACCATGATTAAATATGTTGTTGGAAGTTGTTACCTTTGTTTAACTGAAATCTCTACAATTTCTGAATCTGTCTCGTAATCAAAAAAGAAAGTTGAACTCTTGTCTTTCTCAGACAGAAAGAAATCAATCAATGTTTCGGCATCAATACCCTTGTGCTCATCCCTAAGCGTTTTCTCGTAGTTTCTTATATCTCTTTCCGTGCAACCTACATGTTCAGGCCCTCCAGACTCTATTTCAAACAATCGCATTTGTTGACAAGTAGGTACATTCGCTTCAGCAAACTGTTGAGTTAGTGCTTTCTTTGCTGCAGAAACAGTACGATGTGAGCGTAACAAATGCACCTTTGAAGGAGTTGATAGTGGATGATTATGACTTTCTACGAAGGTACTAACAACCCAACCTACACCAATTTGTTCCTTCACAACTGAAATCTTTGACTTACATCCAGTTCTAATCTCACCACGAGCTCTTTCTTTACTGGTTCATCACTTTTTGATTGTTTACTCCATCTTATTGCATCTGTATGTCCTTCTTTAAAGCATACAAATTTTTTCCAGATAACTTCATTTGTTTTCTTACTTTTTTTGCTATTGCTCATTCTCGCACTAAAACCAGATTTTCGTGCGTATTGGTTGTAGAACGAAAACGCCTCCTCTAAAGATTCGAATTTCATACCTATTTCTGGCTTTTGATTGTCTCCAACTTGGGGAATGTACGACAGTTCATCGCCGCCGTTTTCTTCCATTCTACAATATGAAATGAACAAAATTAATTTTGCTTAGATATTGAAATTCTACCGAAAAAGTGAGAAAGTTAGGAGCATTCACGCACAAATTCTACCGAAAGTGAGAAATTTTCGAACAACATCGAGTTACCTTTAGATTTGACGCGCACGAGatctggaaaaaaaattaattgtgtGTTGTGGGCGCTAGGTTTTGAGGCGCACGAGATTTGGGTGAAATAGTTTACTTTTCTGTGTGGGGCGCTAGGTTGGACGGGTTTTGTCTAAAAAAttagacatttagcgacggtttgtaataaaccgtcgctatgtccgttaaaaaattagacatttagcgacggttttaattaaaccgtcgctatgtccggttatttttttagaaagtagacatttagcgacggtttgtaaaaacccgtcgctatgtCCGGTTAAAAAttagacatttagcgacggtttgtgaaaaaccgtcgctatgtccggttacaattttttaatattgtcatttggcgacggtttctaacaaaaccgtcgctaattccggtttcaatttttttttaaaaaaaatgcaaacGTGGGCGACAGCTGGGTACCCTGCACCCAAGGGTACAGGGTATCATCCTCATATATAacaaaaccgtcgttaattccggtttcaatttttttttaaaaaaatgcacaCGTGGGCGACAGCTCAGCTGTCGCCCACGGGTACCCTGCATCCAAGGGTGCAGGGTATCAtccctcatatatatatatatatatgtgtgtgtgtgtgtgtgtgtgtgtgtgtgtgtgtgtgtgtgtgtgtgtgtgtgtgtgtgtgtgtgtgtttgataTTTTCTCTAAAaaatagttcggatcgaccgctTCAAAGAAATCTTAATCTAACTTTTAAaatctaaaataaaataatgtttaaATGAAGTTATGAAATAGGGCAGGCAGAGGCGCCACCACACCTACTAGCCAGCTAGAGGCAGTGCTAGCCGCCTTATGTTGTAACAAAAATTAAAAGGTTCGGCCATTGCGTAACGACCTATGTGACATTTGATCGAAAACATATGCTATTTTTAACCTTTTAAGTTCTCTTTAATTGAATTAAACAAATGGAAGACATAAATAGCTAGATGTAATAGGATTTCTGATTAACAATTCAAGCATATATATAATCCACGACGTACATGGGTGAACGAAAAATCGGTTAAAATGTTAATCGAACgaataaaataaattcaaagattcgtttttaatgttaaaaaatattgtttattgGTTACTAGCGAATGACACACATACAATGCGTGTGTAAAATAATGACTattacatatatgaatcatgatCATAATCATTAACAGATCAAGTTGATTCATAAAATTTGTTatagtttttaattattatttgaataagaataatgtaattatattaaatatgttATTTGTAGAAATAATATGTGAATTTTTAACTTGAATTAGATATTTTAATTATGAGTAAATTATATGAAAAATTTTACTTACTTAAATGATACTGATTTGATGGGCGTGATTAATTAACTTTAAAATTTACTAGCCTAATTTGTGGTTTAATTAATTTTCACTTGCATGATtgtcgctaaattttgcgtaAATGAGATACTACCTAGTTAAATAAGGTGAATGGTCATTTTGGGTCTATAACTTAGATCAGATCTAGTAAATAGTCAAAACTTAGCAATAgtccaataatttttttttcttttctgacTATTTTGATTTTATCAGCGTTACATCTATGTCACAtctaaaaaaaatactaaaattgaaaataataataataataataaaaaattaaaaaaataaaatagaaattCGACAAAACAA is part of the Primulina eburnea isolate SZY01 chromosome 1, ASM2296580v1, whole genome shotgun sequence genome and encodes:
- the LOC140803524 gene encoding protein FAR1-RELATED SEQUENCE 5-like → MEENGGDELSYIPQVGDNQKPEIGMKFESLEEAFSFYNQYARKSGFSARMSNSKKSKKTNEVIWKKFVCFKEGHTDAIRWSKQSKSDEPVKKELVVRLELDVHLLRSHRTVSAAKKALTQQFAEANVPTCQQMRLFEIESGGPEHVGCTERDIRNYEKTLRDEHKGIDAETLIDFFLSEKDKSSTFFFDYETDSEIVEISVKQR